In Prosthecochloris sp. GSB1, the following proteins share a genomic window:
- a CDS encoding GxxExxY protein — MDTNKHELVLKDEVYRIVGCAMEVMNMLGHGLLEKPYENALVVEFGLKDIPFQQQQRFPVMYKSVQVGEYIPDLIAFGKIVVEAKTVERITDVERGQVINYLKITGIRVGLILNFKHAKLEWGRIVV, encoded by the coding sequence ATGGACACCAATAAACACGAATTGGTTTTGAAAGACGAGGTGTATCGGATCGTGGGGTGCGCCATGGAGGTGATGAATATGCTTGGGCATGGGCTGCTTGAAAAACCGTATGAAAATGCACTGGTTGTGGAGTTCGGGCTCAAGGACATACCTTTCCAGCAGCAGCAGCGGTTTCCCGTCATGTATAAATCGGTACAGGTCGGTGAATATATTCCCGACCTGATCGCTTTTGGAAAGATCGTTGTCGAGGCTAAAACCGTTGAGCGCATTACCGATGTCGAGCGTGGTCAGGTAATCAATTATCTCAAGATCACAGGCATCCGCGTCGGGCTCATTCTCAATTTCAAACACGCCAAACTCGAGTGGGGGCGAATCGTAGTATGA
- a CDS encoding exonuclease SbcCD subunit D C-terminal domain-containing protein has protein sequence MKILHTSDWHLGRSLYGRKRYEEFAAFLDWLVGIIEDEGIDVLLVAGDVFDSSTPGNRAQELYYRFLCRVANSCCRHVVVIAGNHDSPSFLNAPKELLRALNVHVIGAVTENPEDEVLVIDDSGFENADSAEESRQMDIFESKIKNQKSSIICAVPYLRDRDVRTVEPGETIDDKNRKLVEGIKEHYARVVEIAEQKRDELLKRQAVRTQKSAIKNQPSAIPIIAMGHLFTAGGRTVEGDGVRELYVGSLAHVGKEIFPSSIDYLALGHLHVHQAVGGAEHIRYSGSPIPMGYGEANQQKSVVIADFGCEKSNSHSKIINQKSKITLLPIPCFQPLERIVGSLEDIQARLEELKRAESRAWLEIEYTGREVIGNLRDLLDESLAGTAMEVRRIRNRRLMERVMSTIGEDEALDDLDAQEVFTRCLDAFDVPQEEREELKGTYDEVVRDLLEEDRDAE, from the coding sequence ATGAAAATCCTCCACACCTCGGACTGGCATCTGGGTCGGTCGCTTTACGGCAGGAAGCGCTACGAGGAGTTCGCGGCGTTTCTGGACTGGCTGGTCGGAATCATCGAGGATGAGGGGATCGACGTGCTTCTCGTGGCCGGCGACGTGTTCGACAGCAGCACGCCCGGCAACCGGGCGCAGGAGCTGTATTACCGCTTTCTCTGCCGGGTCGCCAACTCCTGCTGCCGCCATGTCGTCGTCATTGCCGGAAACCACGATTCCCCGTCCTTTCTGAACGCCCCGAAAGAACTCCTGCGAGCGCTGAACGTTCACGTGATCGGTGCCGTGACGGAAAACCCGGAAGACGAGGTTCTGGTGATTGATGATTCTGGATTTGAGAATGCGGATTCAGCGGAAGAATCACGACAGATGGATATCTTTGAATCAAAAATCAAAAATCAAAAATCATCAATTATCTGCGCGGTCCCCTATCTGCGCGACAGGGACGTCCGGACGGTGGAGCCGGGGGAGACCATCGACGACAAGAACCGCAAGCTGGTCGAAGGCATCAAAGAACACTACGCCCGGGTGGTCGAAATAGCTGAACAAAAACGGGACGAACTCCTCAAGCGACAGGCAGTCCGCACTCAAAAATCTGCAATCAAAAATCAGCCTTCGGCAATTCCGATCATCGCCATGGGGCACCTGTTCACCGCGGGCGGCAGGACCGTCGAGGGCGACGGCGTCCGGGAGCTGTACGTGGGTTCCCTGGCCCATGTCGGCAAGGAGATATTTCCGTCCTCGATCGACTATCTCGCCCTCGGTCACCTGCATGTTCACCAGGCCGTCGGCGGTGCGGAACATATCCGCTACTCCGGCTCGCCCATCCCCATGGGCTACGGCGAAGCGAACCAGCAAAAATCGGTGGTGATTGCGGATTTTGGATGTGAGAAGTCGAATTCGCACTCAAAAATCATCAATCAAAAATCAAAAATCACCCTCCTTCCCATCCCCTGTTTTCAGCCGCTGGAGCGTATCGTCGGCTCGCTGGAAGACATTCAGGCGAGGCTGGAAGAACTGAAGAGGGCAGAGAGCCGCGCGTGGCTGGAGATCGAGTATACCGGCAGGGAGGTCATAGGCAACCTTCGAGACCTGCTCGATGAATCTCTTGCCGGTACGGCCATGGAAGTCCGGCGCATCAGGAACCGCAGGCTCATGGAACGGGTGATGAGCACCATCGGGGAAGATGAAGCCCTCGACGACCTCGACGCGCAGGAAGTCTTCACCCGCTGCCTCGACGCCTTCGACGTGCCGCAGGAAGAGCGTGAGGAACTGAAAGGCACGTATGACGAGGTGGTGAGGGATTTGCTGGAGGAGGATCGGGATGCAGAATAA
- a CDS encoding AbrB/MazE/SpoVT family DNA-binding domain-containing protein codes for MRAKVTKIGNSTGVILPKAVAERLKIKQGDIVYLTETPSGYAVTPYDPEFAEQMEAARQGMSEYRNALHELAK; via the coding sequence ATGCGTGCTAAAGTAACCAAGATTGGTAATTCGACAGGCGTTATCCTGCCAAAGGCTGTGGCTGAACGCCTGAAGATCAAGCAAGGGGACATCGTGTATCTGACGGAAACCCCTTCGGGGTATGCCGTGACGCCTTACGATCCGGAATTTGCCGAACAAATGGAGGCGGCCCGTCAGGGAATGTCTGAATACCGGAACGCTCTTCATGAGCTTGCCAAATGA
- a CDS encoding type II toxin-antitoxin system death-on-curing family toxin codes for MSWRWLLEGVVLAIHDEQIAEHGGSTGIRDAGLLSSALARPQHQTHFGDESSVFDLAAAYAYGIIRNHPFVDGNKRTGFLAAYVFLHSNGWQLKSSEAEAVNMILALAAGEIDEPGFSGWLKDKSVTRVTPTWKTLSIKSRDFRP; via the coding sequence ATGAGCTGGCGATGGCTTCTGGAAGGGGTGGTTCTGGCGATACATGACGAACAAATTGCCGAGCATGGCGGAAGTACCGGCATTCGTGATGCCGGTCTTTTGTCGTCAGCCCTTGCTCGTCCGCAACACCAGACGCATTTTGGCGATGAGTCGTCCGTCTTCGATCTGGCTGCCGCCTATGCCTATGGCATTATTCGCAACCATCCGTTTGTCGACGGCAATAAACGCACCGGTTTTCTGGCCGCCTATGTGTTTCTGCATAGTAACGGATGGCAACTGAAGTCCTCGGAAGCCGAGGCTGTTAACATGATCCTGGCTTTGGCGGCAGGTGAGATAGACGAACCCGGTTTTTCGGGCTGGCTGAAAGACAAGTCTGTGACTCGGGTGACCCCCACCTGGAAAACCTTATCAATCAAAAGCAGAGATTTTCGGCCTTAG
- a CDS encoding antitoxin, which translates to MMKNPNDHDEEEILRSYEQDEWVSVRDFKKLREEYAAYAHNTFKKNKRINIRISESDLSRLKAKSLEEGIPYQTLVSSLIHRYVTGKISS; encoded by the coding sequence ATGATGAAGAACCCGAACGATCATGACGAAGAAGAAATCCTGCGTTCTTATGAACAGGACGAATGGGTATCGGTCCGGGATTTCAAAAAGCTGAGAGAGGAATATGCGGCCTATGCGCACAATACGTTCAAGAAAAACAAGCGTATCAACATCCGAATATCCGAAAGCGACCTTAGCCGTCTGAAAGCAAAATCACTCGAAGAAGGCATTCCTTACCAAACCCTTGTTTCCAGCCTCATCCACCGTTATGTGACCGGAAAAATTTCGTCATGA
- a CDS encoding BrnT family toxin has product MDVYYSMKVFAWSAEKNEKLQRERSISFELVVSQIAAGKILDILEHPDQTRYAGQRLLVVEIDDYAFLVPFIETEQEIFLKTIIPSRKATKKYLKGGK; this is encoded by the coding sequence ATGGATGTATATTACAGCATGAAAGTCTTTGCATGGAGTGCCGAGAAAAATGAAAAGCTTCAGCGTGAGCGAAGCATCTCTTTCGAACTCGTCGTGTCGCAGATAGCTGCCGGCAAAATACTCGATATACTCGAGCATCCGGATCAGACAAGATATGCGGGGCAACGGCTGCTGGTCGTGGAAATAGATGATTATGCCTTTCTCGTTCCGTTCATTGAAACGGAACAAGAAATTTTTTTGAAAACCATCATTCCGAGCAGGAAAGCCACGAAAAAATATCTGAAGGGAGGAAAATGA
- a CDS encoding CopG family antitoxin, which yields MMKNPNDHDEEEILRSYEQNEWVSVRDFKKLREEYAAYAHNTFKKNKRINIRISESDLSRLKAKSLEEGIPYQTLVSSLIHRYVTGKISS from the coding sequence ATGATGAAGAACCCGAACGATCATGACGAAGAAGAAATCCTGCGTTCTTATGAACAGAACGAATGGGTATCGGTCCGGGATTTCAAAAAGCTGAGGGAGGAATATGCGGCCTATGCGCACAATACGTTCAAGAAAAACAAGCGTATCAACATCCGAATATCCGAAAGCGACCTGAGCCGCCTGAAAGCAAAATCACTCGAAGAAGGCATTCCCTACCAAACCCTTGTTTCCAGCCTCATCCACCGTTATGTGACCGGAAAAATTTCGTCATGA
- a CDS encoding YqgE/AlgH family protein, translating to MVNEYDQLTAGRLIMASAVMLESNFKRTVLLMCEHSEEGSLGFILNRPTQIRVSEAISGFDDIDMELHIGGPVQVDTVHYLHARGDVIEGSQEVIPGVFWGGDKEQLGYLMASGVISPSEIRFYLGYAGWGEGQLEGEFEEGSWYTTDASRNIVFSEEYERMWGRVVRSKGGDYCFAANSPEMPGMN from the coding sequence ATGGTAAACGAATATGACCAACTGACGGCGGGTCGCCTCATCATGGCTTCGGCCGTCATGCTCGAATCGAATTTCAAGCGGACGGTTCTCCTGATGTGCGAGCATTCTGAGGAAGGCTCGCTCGGCTTCATCCTCAACCGTCCGACGCAGATTCGCGTCAGCGAAGCGATAAGCGGCTTCGACGATATAGACATGGAACTGCATATCGGCGGCCCGGTGCAGGTCGATACGGTCCATTACCTGCATGCGCGGGGCGACGTCATCGAGGGCTCTCAGGAGGTCATTCCCGGCGTTTTCTGGGGCGGCGACAAGGAGCAGCTCGGCTATCTCATGGCTTCGGGTGTGATCAGCCCCTCTGAAATCCGTTTCTACCTCGGCTATGCCGGCTGGGGCGAGGGGCAGCTCGAAGGTGAATTCGAGGAAGGCTCGTGGTACACGACGGACGCTTCGAGGAATATCGTTTTCAGCGAAGAGTACGAACGCATGTGGGGAAGGGTGGTCCGTTCGAAAGGCGGGGATTACTGCTTCGCGGCCAACTCCCCTGAAATGCCGGGCATGAACTGA
- the bcp gene encoding thioredoxin-dependent thiol peroxidase produces the protein MALLEKGAKAPLFEALDQDGDRVALSDYLGRKVVLYFYPKDDTPGCTKEACAFRDNFPKFKEIGVEVLGVSIDSEKRHKKFVEKYDLPFRLVVDEEKKVVQDYGVWGLKKFMGKEYMGTNRVTYLIGEDGTIEHVWPKVKPAGHAGELLEYLQTSA, from the coding sequence ATGGCACTACTGGAAAAAGGCGCGAAGGCTCCTCTCTTCGAGGCGCTCGATCAGGACGGCGACAGGGTCGCCCTTTCCGATTACCTCGGCAGAAAGGTCGTGCTGTACTTCTACCCGAAGGACGATACGCCCGGCTGCACCAAGGAAGCTTGTGCGTTTAGGGACAATTTCCCTAAATTCAAGGAGATAGGCGTTGAGGTGCTCGGCGTCAGCATCGACAGCGAAAAGCGCCACAAGAAGTTCGTCGAGAAATACGACCTGCCCTTCAGGCTCGTCGTTGACGAAGAAAAGAAGGTCGTGCAGGACTACGGCGTGTGGGGCCTGAAGAAGTTCATGGGCAAGGAGTATATGGGCACCAACAGGGTGACCTATCTCATCGGCGAGGACGGGACCATCGAGCATGTCTGGCCGAAAGTGAAACCGGCCGGGCATGCCGGAGAACTCCTCGAGTACCTGCAAACAAGCGCATAG
- a CDS encoding NUDIX hydrolase, translating to MHTYRYCPVCGSELLTAEIENRNRRRCTACSWIHYENPLPVAVAYVLNPEGELLVARRAHHPGYNEWALPGGFLESGETPEEGCLRELKEETALDGSIDSLIGAYHRESDLYGSLLVVAYKITVANPVVQINHELFEANFYPFESIPPIRLTLHRNIISDARNRYPL from the coding sequence ATGCACACATACCGTTACTGTCCGGTCTGCGGCTCGGAGCTGCTGACCGCCGAAATAGAGAACAGAAACAGGAGACGATGCACCGCCTGTTCCTGGATACACTACGAAAATCCGCTGCCCGTAGCGGTCGCCTACGTCCTGAACCCTGAGGGGGAGCTCCTCGTGGCAAGGCGGGCTCACCATCCGGGATACAATGAATGGGCGTTGCCCGGAGGGTTTCTCGAATCGGGCGAAACGCCCGAGGAAGGCTGCCTGCGAGAGCTCAAGGAGGAAACGGCCCTCGACGGCTCGATCGACAGCCTTATCGGCGCTTACCACCGTGAAAGCGACCTGTACGGTTCGCTTCTGGTCGTGGCCTACAAGATCACGGTGGCGAACCCGGTGGTGCAAATCAATCACGAACTGTTCGAGGCGAATTTCTACCCGTTCGAATCCATCCCGCCGATCAGGCTGACGCTGCACCGCAACATCATCTCCGACGCAAGAAACCGTTATCCATTATGA
- a CDS encoding MBL fold metallo-hydrolase has protein sequence MNLTVIYDNTAFRPGLASGWGFSVLVDDTILFDAGCDGPGLTGNLEKLGRSPSGLDAVVLSHNHGDHTGGLETVLELKPGLPVHVCPDAGADLEERIAAAGGRVVRTSPGMTIRKGIRTTGSIPAAYKGGPMPEQALVLDTPSGTSVVTGCSHPGLGTILEEASRISESASFRMVLGGFHWRDFSPGEAEREALGLERWNIGEIAPLHCSGEPARTALEKLRKNGTVHGGSGFDCTV, from the coding sequence ATGAACCTCACCGTCATCTACGACAATACCGCCTTCCGGCCCGGTCTCGCATCAGGCTGGGGCTTTTCCGTTCTGGTCGACGATACCATCCTCTTCGATGCGGGCTGCGACGGGCCCGGACTGACAGGAAACCTCGAGAAGCTCGGCCGCTCGCCCTCCGGACTCGACGCGGTTGTGCTCTCGCACAACCATGGAGACCACACGGGCGGGCTCGAAACGGTGCTCGAACTCAAGCCCGGCCTTCCGGTCCACGTCTGCCCTGACGCGGGAGCGGATCTGGAAGAAAGAATCGCCGCCGCCGGAGGCAGGGTTGTCAGGACGTCGCCGGGCATGACCATACGTAAAGGGATACGGACGACCGGCTCCATACCGGCGGCCTACAAGGGGGGCCCGATGCCAGAGCAGGCCCTCGTGCTCGATACCCCGTCGGGAACCTCGGTCGTCACCGGCTGCTCCCATCCTGGCTTGGGGACGATTCTCGAAGAAGCCTCCCGCATAAGCGAAAGCGCCTCCTTCCGCATGGTGCTGGGAGGCTTTCACTGGCGCGATTTTTCGCCGGGTGAAGCTGAACGCGAGGCGCTCGGTCTCGAACGCTGGAACATCGGCGAGATAGCTCCCCTGCACTGCAGCGGTGAACCGGCCCGGACAGCGCTCGAAAAACTGAGAAAAAACGGAACCGTCCACGGTGGCTCGGGCTTCGACTGCACGGTATAA
- a CDS encoding mechanosensitive ion channel family protein, with product MIESLLAFLESHGLNDVESKLLLTAAMVLLSAGIIVLLERIVKQVLLRVIVSFARKTTTHFDDIMVKHNVFNLLAHLVPPLLIFNLAVPALQFYPDSVEIVQSLSTIYLTVVFILVTLAMLDVSIEYYNEHPVSGKLPLKSFIQVIKTIVVSIGAVIVISKLIGKSPVVFFSGLGAFTAVILLIFKDSILGLVAGIQLTTNNLVRVGDWIEMPKYGADGDVVDISLVTVSVRNWDKTISTIPAYALISEGFKNWRGMSESGGRRIKRSVNIDMNSVRFCDDEMLAQLQRIQLLRDYLSSRTSEIDAFNAEHRVDASCPVNGRRLTNLGSFRAYLVAYLRNHPKISPDMTFLVRHLQPEDKGIPVEFYVFSTDTAWANYEAIQADIMDHVLSVLPFFGLSVFQAPSGLDVVSAGRAMQDMVAVKAGDKAGE from the coding sequence ATGATTGAATCCCTTCTCGCTTTTCTCGAAAGCCACGGTCTCAACGACGTTGAATCCAAGCTCCTCCTTACAGCCGCTATGGTGCTGCTCAGCGCGGGAATCATCGTGCTGCTCGAACGCATCGTGAAGCAAGTCCTGCTGCGCGTCATCGTCTCCTTCGCCCGGAAGACGACGACGCATTTCGACGATATCATGGTGAAGCACAACGTGTTCAACCTGCTGGCGCACCTCGTGCCTCCGCTGCTGATTTTCAATCTCGCCGTTCCCGCGCTGCAGTTTTATCCCGACTCGGTCGAAATTGTGCAATCGCTCTCGACGATCTACCTTACCGTCGTCTTTATTCTGGTGACTCTCGCCATGCTGGATGTTTCCATCGAGTACTACAACGAACATCCGGTTTCCGGCAAACTGCCGCTGAAAAGTTTCATACAGGTCATCAAGACCATCGTCGTTTCCATTGGCGCGGTCATCGTGATTTCCAAGCTCATCGGCAAGTCGCCGGTGGTGTTCTTCAGCGGTCTCGGCGCATTCACGGCGGTCATTCTCCTGATCTTCAAGGACTCGATTCTCGGTCTTGTGGCAGGCATCCAGCTTACGACGAACAATCTCGTCAGGGTCGGCGACTGGATAGAGATGCCCAAGTACGGCGCTGACGGCGACGTGGTTGATATTTCGCTCGTCACCGTGTCGGTCCGGAACTGGGACAAGACGATCAGCACCATACCCGCCTACGCGCTTATTTCCGAAGGATTCAAGAACTGGCGGGGAATGAGCGAGTCCGGCGGCAGGCGGATCAAGCGTTCGGTGAACATCGACATGAACAGCGTCCGTTTCTGCGACGACGAGATGTTGGCCCAGCTGCAGCGGATACAACTTCTCAGGGATTACCTCTCGTCACGAACAAGTGAAATCGATGCGTTCAACGCCGAGCACCGCGTCGACGCCTCCTGCCCGGTCAACGGACGCAGGCTAACCAACCTGGGGTCGTTCAGGGCCTATCTCGTGGCCTACCTTCGCAACCATCCGAAAATAAGCCCGGACATGACCTTTCTCGTACGGCATCTCCAGCCTGAGGACAAGGGTATTCCCGTCGAGTTCTACGTTTTCAGCACCGATACGGCATGGGCGAACTACGAGGCGATCCAGGCCGACATCATGGATCACGTGCTGTCGGTGCTGCCCTTCTTCGGGCTCAGCGTTTTCCAGGCTCCCTCCGGTTTGGACGTCGTCTCGGCGGGACGCGCGATGCAGGACATGGTCGCCGTTAAAGCGGGGGACAAGGCTGGCGAGTGA
- a CDS encoding ATP-binding protein: MRKISVSIRLGLVFGIIIFFTVAISYVYLGDQLRALFYDGIKNELYKNLQLNRQLLEERPSLWDDIAQSDRWADDVGAALDLRVTLISLDGGVIGDSYIPADRLPLVENHIDRPEIRQALDEGFGESTRLSGTVKENMLYVAVPLGSEKPFAVLRFAKPLHDIRLLEAELRKGIEGALFWSLLLSLIFGSLTAVLLARPLRRISDAAENILHGDYSMKLEAKSDDEVGQLARAFNFISDEMKRMNQQEEWFKAVFSSIREAIIVTDSKGMVMLANPAACRLFNLDCGEMIKTGMGRKVNDSQLIELFENVRKEGAPVVKKEIAVSTERGERMLQMSAVPVIKDNLSEGTVFVLNDITKLRNLERMRRDFVSSVSHELRTPLTSIRGYTETLLEGAMHDPENASHFLQIILKESEQLTALINDVLDLSKIESGRIEYRFRPVDIREIARKTVGLFSRAIEKKGIDVSFDMPDDLADVRADGDYIELAVRNLVDNAIKYVPEANGRIRIFASGENDMVRFGVEDNGAGIPRKDLDRIFERFYRVDKARSRQVGGTGLGLSIVKHIVLAHNGRVEVRSKVNLGSVFSFTVPVVRNGG; the protein is encoded by the coding sequence GTGAGGAAAATTAGTGTTTCGATCCGTCTCGGACTGGTTTTCGGCATCATCATTTTCTTTACGGTAGCCATCAGTTACGTCTATCTGGGCGACCAGCTCCGCGCGCTGTTCTACGACGGCATAAAGAACGAGCTTTACAAGAACCTGCAGCTCAACCGCCAGCTTCTCGAGGAGCGTCCCAGCCTCTGGGACGATATCGCGCAGTCAGATCGCTGGGCCGACGACGTCGGAGCGGCTCTCGACCTGCGCGTCACGCTCATTTCGCTCGACGGCGGGGTCATCGGTGATTCCTATATCCCTGCCGACCGTCTTCCCCTCGTTGAAAACCATATCGACCGGCCAGAAATCCGCCAGGCGCTCGACGAAGGTTTCGGAGAGAGTACTCGCCTGAGCGGCACCGTCAAGGAGAACATGCTCTACGTCGCCGTGCCTCTTGGTTCGGAAAAGCCCTTTGCCGTGCTCCGCTTTGCCAAGCCGCTGCACGATATCAGGCTGCTGGAGGCCGAATTGCGCAAGGGCATCGAGGGGGCGTTGTTCTGGTCGCTCCTTCTTTCGCTCATTTTCGGCTCCCTGACGGCGGTCCTGCTCGCGAGGCCCTTGCGCAGGATATCCGATGCGGCTGAAAATATTCTCCACGGAGATTATTCCATGAAACTCGAGGCGAAAAGTGACGACGAAGTCGGCCAGCTCGCGCGGGCCTTCAATTTCATTTCTGATGAAATGAAGCGCATGAACCAGCAGGAAGAGTGGTTCAAGGCGGTCTTTTCGAGCATTCGCGAGGCGATCATCGTCACCGATTCAAAAGGGATGGTGATGCTCGCCAACCCCGCCGCCTGTCGGTTGTTCAATCTCGATTGCGGCGAGATGATAAAAACAGGCATGGGGCGCAAGGTGAACGATTCCCAGCTCATCGAGCTTTTCGAAAACGTCCGCAAGGAAGGCGCGCCGGTCGTCAAGAAAGAAATTGCGGTTTCGACTGAACGGGGCGAGAGAATGCTCCAGATGAGCGCGGTGCCGGTCATCAAGGACAATCTTTCCGAGGGAACGGTTTTCGTGCTCAACGACATCACGAAGCTGCGTAATCTCGAAAGGATGCGCCGTGACTTCGTTTCGAGCGTTTCGCATGAACTCAGGACTCCCCTGACGAGCATACGGGGCTATACGGAAACGCTGCTCGAAGGCGCGATGCACGATCCCGAGAACGCGAGTCATTTCCTGCAGATCATTCTCAAGGAAAGCGAACAGTTGACGGCCCTGATAAACGACGTGCTCGATCTGTCGAAAATAGAATCGGGCCGTATCGAATACCGCTTCAGGCCGGTAGATATCCGCGAGATCGCCCGAAAGACCGTCGGGCTTTTCAGCCGGGCAATCGAGAAAAAAGGTATCGACGTGTCGTTCGACATGCCGGACGATCTGGCTGATGTGCGCGCCGACGGGGATTATATCGAACTCGCGGTTCGCAACCTGGTAGACAACGCCATCAAGTACGTGCCCGAGGCGAACGGGCGGATCAGGATTTTCGCCAGCGGGGAGAACGATATGGTGCGGTTCGGGGTCGAAGACAACGGCGCCGGAATTCCCCGGAAGGACCTTGACCGTATTTTCGAGCGTTTCTACCGGGTCGACAAGGCGAGGTCGAGGCAGGTCGGCGGAACGGGCCTCGGCCTGTCGATCGTCAAGCACATCGTGCTCGCCCATAATGGCCGGGTCGAGGTGCGTTCGAAGGTCAATCTCGGGTCGGTTTTCAGTTTCACCGTGCCGGTTGTCCGGAACGGAGGCTAA
- a CDS encoding response regulator transcription factor: MSDPLILVVEDDANLAKLLKYNLEKAGYRCELAGSGEDAMVRMSERSFDLVLLDIMLPGMDGFEVCRKMRQHQLYREVPIVMLTAKGEEIDKVLGFELGIDDYVVKPFSPRELNLRIRAILKRDRRGKRDVQEIMKCDGLEVDIARHCVKLDGREITLTLMEFKLLVVLLRRRGQAQSRETLLSDVWDVDKSINTRTIDTHITRLRDKLGETGKLIKTVRGLGYKLEESGVDREEN, from the coding sequence ATGTCCGATCCCCTGATCCTTGTCGTCGAGGATGACGCCAATCTCGCGAAACTGCTGAAATACAATCTCGAAAAAGCGGGCTACCGCTGCGAGCTCGCCGGTTCGGGAGAGGACGCCATGGTCCGGATGTCCGAAAGAAGTTTCGACCTCGTGCTGCTCGATATCATGCTTCCTGGCATGGACGGTTTCGAGGTCTGCCGCAAGATGCGCCAGCACCAGCTTTACCGGGAAGTGCCGATAGTCATGCTGACGGCGAAGGGGGAGGAGATCGACAAGGTGCTGGGGTTCGAGCTCGGTATAGACGACTACGTCGTCAAGCCGTTCAGTCCCCGCGAGCTCAACCTGAGGATACGGGCCATTCTGAAACGCGACAGAAGGGGAAAGCGGGATGTTCAGGAGATCATGAAATGCGACGGTCTCGAAGTCGATATCGCCCGTCACTGCGTGAAACTCGACGGCAGGGAAATCACGCTTACCCTCATGGAATTCAAGCTGCTGGTTGTCCTCCTGCGCCGCAGGGGGCAGGCGCAGTCTCGCGAGACGCTGCTCAGCGACGTCTGGGACGTCGACAAGAGCATCAACACCCGCACCATAGACACGCACATTACGAGACTGAGGGACAAGCTCGGTGAAACGGGAAAGCTGATCAAGACCGTCAGGGGCCTCGGCTACAAGCTCGAGGAATCCGGAGTGGATCGTGAGGAAAATTAG
- a CDS encoding ABC transporter ATP-binding protein — MQNILEVKNLRTYYSTDSGTARAVDGVSFSLARNRTLGIVGESGCGKSVTALSIMRLVPMPPGYFAGGEIFWQGRNLLGLSDDEMRKLRGNDIAMIFQEPMSSLNPVFTCGDQIMEQILLHRPLSRRDARERAVDLLRLVGISNPSERIEAYPHELSGGMRQRVMIAMALSCDPSLLIADEPTTALDVTVQAQILELIGKLQEETGMSVILITHDFGVVAELCEEVLVMYASKVVESGSVEQIFSSPLHPYTAGLLRSIPRMGSKKQRLNVIEGNVPSAVRLPEGCRFANRCPLADAHCLRNEPVLEEYATGHFAACWNISR, encoded by the coding sequence ATGCAAAATATACTGGAAGTAAAAAATCTCAGGACCTACTATTCGACCGACAGCGGCACTGCCAGGGCGGTCGACGGGGTGAGCTTTTCCCTCGCGCGCAACCGTACGCTGGGCATTGTCGGTGAATCAGGATGCGGCAAATCGGTGACTGCGCTTTCGATCATGCGCCTCGTGCCCATGCCTCCGGGGTATTTCGCTGGCGGGGAGATTTTCTGGCAGGGACGAAACCTGCTCGGGCTTTCCGATGATGAGATGAGAAAACTAAGGGGAAACGACATCGCGATGATTTTCCAGGAGCCGATGAGTTCCCTCAATCCCGTTTTCACCTGCGGCGACCAGATCATGGAGCAGATTCTTCTTCATCGCCCGCTTTCGCGCAGGGATGCCAGGGAACGGGCGGTCGATTTGCTGAGGCTCGTCGGGATTTCCAACCCGTCGGAACGCATAGAAGCCTATCCGCATGAACTTTCAGGAGGAATGCGGCAGCGGGTTATGATCGCCATGGCGCTTTCCTGCGACCCGTCTCTTCTGATCGCCGACGAACCGACGACGGCGCTCGACGTGACGGTGCAGGCGCAGATTCTCGAACTGATTGGCAAGCTCCAGGAAGAAACGGGTATGAGCGTCATTCTCATCACGCACGATTTCGGCGTGGTTGCCGAATTGTGCGAGGAGGTTCTGGTCATGTACGCTTCGAAGGTGGTCGAAAGCGGCAGTGTCGAGCAGATTTTTTCGAGTCCCCTGCACCCGTACACGGCAGGGTTGCTCCGTTCCATTCCGAGGATGGGTTCGAAAAAGCAGCGTCTGAACGTGATCGAGGGAAACGTGCCGAGCGCGGTCCGGTTGCCCGAGGGGTGTCGTTTCGCCAACCGTTGCCCGCTCGCGGACGCGCATTGTCTCCGTAACGAACCGGTGCTGGAAGAATACGCAACGGGTCATTTCGCCGCCTGCTGGAATATCTCCCGCTGA